The following are encoded together in the Bacillus sp. NP157 genome:
- a CDS encoding helix-turn-helix domain-containing protein yields the protein MSVRTGKPRPAGPVERKRVLILALPPVDALDVIGPAEVFAYANQLADGRTPYLLELVSPGDDVHVASETGIGLTAHHTLAREMRGGRPVDTLIVATGFSTLDQLDAGAVDWIRRRAPLIRRVCSICVGAFALAQAGVLAGRRATTHWRLAQMLAERFPDVTVDPSPIWVKDGNVYTSAGISSGIDLALALVAEDLGDDVALEIARNLVLYLRRPGGQAQFSVSLRNQAMSSELDALRHWIGEHLADDLGVERLADRQATSVRTLIRIFQRDLKTTPAKYVEEVRLEAVGRALERGGLSLEAIAKRCGYRSTDVMRKAFLRRYGVTPGDYARRFASEG from the coding sequence ATGAGCGTGCGCACAGGCAAACCCCGCCCCGCCGGCCCGGTGGAACGCAAACGCGTGCTGATCCTCGCGCTGCCGCCGGTCGATGCGCTCGACGTCATCGGCCCCGCCGAAGTGTTCGCCTACGCCAATCAACTCGCCGATGGCCGCACCCCGTACCTGCTCGAGCTGGTCAGTCCCGGCGACGACGTGCATGTCGCCAGCGAAACCGGGATTGGGCTCACGGCGCACCACACGCTGGCGAGGGAAATGCGCGGCGGACGCCCCGTCGACACCCTGATCGTCGCGACCGGTTTCAGCACGCTGGACCAGCTGGATGCGGGCGCGGTCGACTGGATCCGTCGCCGCGCACCGCTTATCCGCCGTGTCTGCTCGATCTGCGTAGGCGCCTTCGCACTGGCACAAGCCGGTGTGCTCGCGGGTCGGCGCGCGACGACGCACTGGCGACTCGCCCAGATGCTCGCCGAACGCTTTCCCGACGTCACCGTCGATCCCAGCCCGATCTGGGTGAAGGACGGCAACGTATACACATCCGCCGGCATCTCCTCCGGCATCGACCTCGCGCTGGCCCTGGTCGCCGAGGACCTCGGTGACGATGTCGCGCTGGAGATCGCACGCAACCTCGTCCTCTACCTGCGCCGGCCCGGCGGGCAAGCACAGTTCAGTGTGTCGCTACGCAATCAGGCGATGAGCTCCGAGCTGGATGCCCTGCGCCACTGGATCGGCGAGCACCTCGCCGACGACCTCGGCGTGGAACGCCTTGCCGACCGCCAGGCCACGAGCGTGCGCACACTTATTCGCATCTTCCAGCGCGACTTGAAAACCACGCCAGCGAAATACGTCGAAGAGGTGCGCCTCGAAGCCGTCGGCCGCGCCCTCGAGCGCGGCGGCCTGTCATTGGAGGCGATTGCAAAGCGCTGTGGTTACCGAAGCACCGATGTCATGCGTAAGGCTTTCCTGAGGCGCTATGGGGTGACGCCAGGGGACTATGCGCGGCGCTTCGCAAGCGAGGGGTAA